The Bos indicus isolate NIAB-ARS_2022 breed Sahiwal x Tharparkar chromosome X, NIAB-ARS_B.indTharparkar_mat_pri_1.0, whole genome shotgun sequence genome has a window encoding:
- the LOC139181431 gene encoding cancer/testis antigen 47A-like isoform X2: MSTTGDGDLTHGGQEGPTGAVGAQAGARDGVDRNSEPRRGDSMPEAEAGAAVGASGGPREAALEGGNAEEDSDIRPAEEREVEEQAQGVNRFVVSRHFPMSGFSLTVLNLMHSMMNRLSDNHIILPPNDDRVLVWYQTRPRLSDHSSAAVAGLSEVQVPLDVSGEGPAEEAPDQEVEQAEEAQEAQQAEEAQEAKAPEEASLWETATKESEEPSLREMPQEPVAPEKTAECQDENSKEEAQGTKSEGKEKKYNRKQEEPEKDLDPAKDRPRKPSLED, encoded by the exons ATGTCTACCACGGGGGATGGAGATCTGACCCATGGCGGGCAGGAAGGCCCAACAGGTGCAGTGGGGGCCCAGGCCGGAGCCCGTGACGGTGTGGACCGCAACTCTGAGCCTCGCAGGGGTGACTCCATGCCTGAGGCTGAGGCAGGTGCAGCTGTGGGGGCTTCAGGAGGCCCGAGGGAGGCGGCCCTGGAGGGCGGGAACGCTGAGGAAGACTCCGACATCAGGCCGGCtgaggagagggaggtggaggagCAGGCGCAGGGCGTGAACCGCTTCGTGGTCTCGCGCCACTTCCCCATGAGCGGCTTCAGCCTAACGGTCCTAAATCTGATGCACTCGATGATGAACCGTTTGTCCGACAACCACATCATACTTCCGCCAAATGACGACCGCGTGTTGGTCTGGTACCAGACCAGGCCGCGCTTGTCTGACCACAGCTCAGCCGCCGTGGCCGGGTTATCCGAGGTCCAGGTACCATTGGATGTATCGGGGGAGGGGCCGGCTGAGGAAGCCCCGGATCAGGAGGTGGAGCAGGCTGAGGAAGCCCAGGAGGCGCAGCAGGCGGAGGAAGCCCAGGAGGCTAAGGCACCCGAGGAGGCCTCTTTATGGGAGACGGCCACCAAGGAGTCTGAGGAGCCCAGCTTGCGGGAGATGCCACAGGAGCCTGTCGCCCCTGAGA AAACAGCTGAATGCCAGGATGAGAACTCCAAAGAAGAGGCGCAGGGCACCAAAAgtgaggggaaagaaaagaagtataaCAGAAAACAAGAAGAACCAGAAAAGGATCTGGACCCAGCAAAGGACAGGCCCAGAAAGCCCAG TTTGGAAGActag
- the LOC139181431 gene encoding cancer/testis antigen 47A-like isoform X1, which produces MSTTGDGDLTHGGQEGPTGAVGAQAGARDGVDRNSEPRRGDSMPEAEAGAAVGASGGPREAALEGGNAEEDSDIRPAEEREVEEQAQGVNRFVVSRHFPMSGFSLTVLNLMHSMMNRLSDNHIILPPNDDRVLVWYQTRPRLSDHSSAAVAGLSEVQVPLDVSGEGPAEEAPDQEVEQAEEAQEAQQAEEAQEAKAPEEASLWETATKESEEPSLREMPQEPVAPEKTAECQDENSKEEAQGTKSEGKEKKYNRKQEEPEKDLDPAKDRPRKPRYLCIALKITQLFPGICQFCFCFLILRVN; this is translated from the exons ATGTCTACCACGGGGGATGGAGATCTGACCCATGGCGGGCAGGAAGGCCCAACAGGTGCAGTGGGGGCCCAGGCCGGAGCCCGTGACGGTGTGGACCGCAACTCTGAGCCTCGCAGGGGTGACTCCATGCCTGAGGCTGAGGCAGGTGCAGCTGTGGGGGCTTCAGGAGGCCCGAGGGAGGCGGCCCTGGAGGGCGGGAACGCTGAGGAAGACTCCGACATCAGGCCGGCtgaggagagggaggtggaggagCAGGCGCAGGGCGTGAACCGCTTCGTGGTCTCGCGCCACTTCCCCATGAGCGGCTTCAGCCTAACGGTCCTAAATCTGATGCACTCGATGATGAACCGTTTGTCCGACAACCACATCATACTTCCGCCAAATGACGACCGCGTGTTGGTCTGGTACCAGACCAGGCCGCGCTTGTCTGACCACAGCTCAGCCGCCGTGGCCGGGTTATCCGAGGTCCAGGTACCATTGGATGTATCGGGGGAGGGGCCGGCTGAGGAAGCCCCGGATCAGGAGGTGGAGCAGGCTGAGGAAGCCCAGGAGGCGCAGCAGGCGGAGGAAGCCCAGGAGGCTAAGGCACCCGAGGAGGCCTCTTTATGGGAGACGGCCACCAAGGAGTCTGAGGAGCCCAGCTTGCGGGAGATGCCACAGGAGCCTGTCGCCCCTGAGA AAACAGCTGAATGCCAGGATGAGAACTCCAAAGAAGAGGCGCAGGGCACCAAAAgtgaggggaaagaaaagaagtataaCAGAAAACAAGAAGAACCAGAAAAGGATCTGGACCCAGCAAAGGACAGGCCCAGAAAGCCCAGGTATCTGTGTATAGCTTTGAAAATAACCCAGCTGTTCCCAGGCATTTGccaattttgtttttgctttttaattctcaGAGTAAATTAA